The proteins below come from a single Streptomyces spongiicola genomic window:
- a CDS encoding ammonium transporter: protein MPPGITLAADAPGLSAANTGFMLICSALVMLMTPGLAFFYGGMVRVKSTLNMLMMCFISLGIVTVLWVLYGFSLAFGTDSGSLIGWSADYVGLSGIGINQLWDGYSIPVYVFAVFQLMFAIITPALISGALADRVKFTAWALFVALWATVVYFPVAHWVWGSGGWLFEMGVIDFAGGTAVHINAGAAALGVILVIGKRVGFGRDPMRPHSLPLVMLGAGLLWFGWFGFNAGSWLGNDDGVGAVMFVNTQVATAAAMLAWLAYEKIRHGSLTTLGAASGAVAGLVAITPSGGSASPLGAIAIGAVAGLLCAMAVGLKYRFGFDDSLDVVGVHLVGGVVGSLLVGFFATGGVQSDARGLFYGGGFEQLGKQAVGVFAVLAYSLVVSAILALVLDRTIGMRVGEDDEISGIDQVEHAETAYDFSGAGGGAGSRRTASVPAGTAAAAPQTRKVDA from the coding sequence ATGCCCCCAGGCATCACACTTGCCGCAGACGCCCCCGGGCTGTCCGCCGCCAACACCGGCTTCATGCTCATCTGCTCCGCGCTGGTGATGCTGATGACGCCCGGCCTGGCCTTCTTCTACGGAGGCATGGTCCGCGTCAAGAGCACCCTGAACATGCTGATGATGTGCTTCATCAGTCTCGGGATCGTCACCGTGCTGTGGGTGCTCTACGGCTTCAGCCTCGCCTTCGGCACCGACTCCGGCTCCCTCATCGGCTGGTCCGCCGACTACGTCGGCCTCAGCGGCATCGGGATCAACCAGCTCTGGGACGGCTACTCCATCCCCGTGTACGTCTTCGCCGTCTTCCAGCTGATGTTCGCGATCATCACCCCCGCGCTGATCAGCGGCGCCCTCGCCGACCGGGTCAAGTTCACCGCCTGGGCCCTGTTCGTCGCGCTGTGGGCCACCGTCGTCTACTTCCCGGTCGCGCACTGGGTCTGGGGCTCGGGCGGCTGGCTCTTCGAGATGGGCGTCATCGACTTCGCCGGCGGCACCGCGGTCCACATCAACGCGGGAGCCGCGGCCCTCGGGGTGATCCTCGTGATCGGCAAGCGCGTCGGCTTCGGGAGGGACCCGATGCGGCCGCACAGCCTGCCCCTGGTGATGCTGGGTGCCGGTCTGCTGTGGTTCGGCTGGTTCGGCTTCAACGCCGGCTCGTGGCTGGGCAACGACGACGGCGTGGGCGCGGTCATGTTCGTCAACACACAGGTCGCCACAGCCGCGGCGATGCTCGCCTGGCTCGCTTACGAGAAGATCCGCCACGGTTCCCTCACCACCCTCGGCGCCGCCTCCGGCGCGGTCGCGGGCCTGGTCGCCATCACCCCCTCCGGCGGCTCCGCCTCCCCGCTCGGCGCCATCGCCATCGGTGCCGTCGCCGGTCTGCTGTGCGCCATGGCCGTGGGCCTCAAGTACCGGTTCGGCTTCGACGACTCCCTGGACGTCGTCGGCGTCCACCTCGTCGGCGGGGTCGTCGGCTCGCTGCTGGTCGGCTTCTTCGCCACCGGCGGCGTCCAGTCCGACGCCAGGGGCCTCTTCTACGGCGGCGGATTCGAGCAACTCGGCAAGCAGGCCGTCGGCGTCTTCGCGGTCCTGGCCTACTCTCTGGTCGTCTCCGCGATCCTCGCCCTCGTCCTCGACAGGACGATCGGCATGAGGGTCGGCGAGGACGACGAGATCTCGGGCATCGACCAGGTCGAGCACGCCGAGACCGCGTACGACTTCAGCGGGGCGGGCGGCGGCGCGGGCTCCCGCAGGACCGCTTCCGTACCCGCCGGAACCGCGGCGGCCGCACCGCAGACCAGGAAGGTGGACGCATGA
- a CDS encoding P-II family nitrogen regulator translates to MKLITAVVKPHRLDEIKEALQAFGVQGLTVTEASGYGRQRGHTEVYRGAEYTVDLVPKIRIEVLAEDDDADQLIEVVVKAARTGKIGDGKVWSVPVDTAVRVRTGERGPDAL, encoded by the coding sequence ATGAAGCTCATCACCGCAGTAGTGAAGCCGCACCGGCTGGACGAGATCAAGGAGGCCCTCCAGGCCTTCGGGGTCCAGGGGCTCACGGTCACCGAGGCCAGCGGCTACGGGCGGCAGCGCGGCCACACCGAGGTCTACCGGGGTGCCGAGTACACCGTCGACCTCGTCCCCAAGATCCGGATCGAGGTCCTGGCCGAGGACGACGACGCCGACCAGCTCATCGAGGTGGTGGTGAAGGCGGCCCGCACCGGGAAGATCGGCGACGGCAAGGTGTGGAGCGTGCCGGTCGACACCGCCGTCCGCGTCCGGACCGGCGAACGCGGCCCGGACGCGCTGTAG
- a CDS encoding [protein-PII] uridylyltransferase: MTSVDLTTETGGPGPSGYAAARLRLLQEETRSGPSRRAALARLTDDWLAALFTAAGKDTGVRGAALLAVGGYGRGELSPRSDLDLLLLHDGDADPGALAALADRIWYPVWDLGLALDHSVRTPAEARRTAGEDIKVQLGLLDARAVAGDLGMAAGLRTAVLADWRNQAPGRLPELGELCRERAERQGELQFLLEPDLKESRGGLRDATALRAVAASWLADAPREGLSEARRVLLDTRDALHLTTGRATDRLALQEQDQVARALGLLDADALLRRVYESARTVSYAADVTWREVNRVLRARSGRRRLRGIRGGRRPDPERTPLAEGVVEMDGEAVLARSARPERDPVLPLRAAAAAAQAGLPLSPHAVRHLAAAAGPLPVPWPAEAREELVTLLGAGEPAVAVWEALEAEGLVTRLLPDWERVRCRPQRNPVHTWTVDRHLVEAAVRAAALTRRVGRPDLLLAAALLHDIGKGWPGDHSVAGETIARDVAARIGFDRQDTGVIATLVRHHLLLVETATRRDLEDPATVRAVADAVGTPGTLELLHALTEADALATGPAAWSAWRGSLVADLVERVAGLLSGQGPGEPEPAVTSAEQERLAVEALRTGGPVLALHAAQAETPQADGRPEPVGVELLVAVPDQPSVLPAVAGVLALHRLTVRAADLRAVELPREVGPATVLVLNWRVAAAYGSLPQAARLRSDLVRALDGSLDVAARLAERDAAYPRRRGVEAPPPRVTVAPAASRLATVIEVRAQDAPGLLHRIGHALESAAVSVRSARVSTLGANAVDAFYVTGPSGAPLPPEEAVDVARAVEAALRTG; encoded by the coding sequence GTGACGAGCGTCGATCTGACCACGGAAACCGGGGGCCCGGGACCCAGCGGCTACGCGGCGGCCCGGCTGCGCCTCCTCCAGGAGGAGACGCGGTCCGGGCCGTCGCGCCGCGCCGCACTGGCCCGGCTTACCGACGACTGGCTCGCGGCACTGTTCACCGCGGCCGGGAAGGACACCGGGGTGCGCGGCGCCGCTCTCCTCGCCGTCGGCGGCTACGGGCGCGGCGAACTCTCGCCCCGCAGCGACCTCGACCTCCTCCTGCTGCACGACGGCGATGCCGACCCGGGCGCGCTCGCCGCGCTCGCCGACCGGATCTGGTACCCGGTGTGGGATCTCGGGCTCGCGCTCGACCACTCGGTCCGGACCCCGGCCGAGGCCCGCCGGACGGCCGGCGAGGACATCAAGGTGCAACTGGGGCTGCTCGACGCCCGCGCCGTCGCCGGAGACCTCGGCATGGCCGCCGGACTGCGCACGGCCGTCCTCGCCGACTGGCGCAACCAGGCGCCGGGACGGCTCCCCGAACTCGGCGAGCTCTGCCGTGAGCGCGCCGAACGCCAGGGCGAGCTGCAGTTCCTGCTGGAACCCGACCTCAAGGAGTCCCGGGGCGGCCTCCGCGACGCGACGGCCCTGCGCGCCGTCGCCGCGTCCTGGCTCGCCGACGCCCCCCGCGAGGGCCTGTCCGAGGCCCGCCGCGTCCTCCTCGACACCCGAGACGCCCTCCACCTCACCACCGGGCGGGCCACCGACCGGCTCGCGCTCCAGGAGCAGGACCAGGTGGCCCGGGCCCTCGGCCTGCTGGACGCCGACGCACTGCTGCGCCGGGTGTACGAGTCCGCGCGGACCGTCTCGTATGCCGCCGACGTCACCTGGCGCGAGGTGAACCGGGTGCTCAGGGCCCGGTCCGGGCGGCGCCGGCTGCGCGGGATCCGGGGCGGGCGCCGCCCGGACCCCGAGCGCACCCCGCTCGCCGAGGGTGTCGTCGAGATGGACGGCGAGGCCGTCCTCGCCCGTTCGGCCAGACCGGAGCGCGACCCGGTGCTGCCGCTGCGCGCGGCCGCCGCGGCGGCCCAGGCCGGCCTGCCGCTCTCCCCGCACGCCGTACGCCACCTGGCCGCCGCGGCCGGGCCGCTTCCCGTGCCCTGGCCCGCCGAGGCACGGGAGGAACTCGTCACCCTGCTCGGGGCGGGCGAACCGGCCGTCGCGGTATGGGAGGCCCTGGAGGCCGAGGGCCTGGTCACCCGGCTGCTGCCCGACTGGGAACGGGTCCGCTGCCGGCCCCAGCGCAACCCCGTGCACACCTGGACGGTCGACCGCCACCTCGTCGAGGCCGCCGTCCGCGCCGCCGCGCTGACCCGCCGCGTCGGCCGCCCCGACCTGCTCCTGGCCGCGGCCCTGCTCCACGACATCGGCAAGGGCTGGCCGGGCGACCACTCCGTGGCCGGCGAGACCATCGCGCGCGACGTCGCCGCCCGCATCGGTTTCGACCGGCAGGACACGGGAGTGATCGCCACCCTGGTCCGCCACCACCTGCTGCTCGTCGAGACCGCCACCCGCCGCGATCTGGAGGACCCCGCGACCGTGCGGGCGGTCGCGGACGCCGTCGGCACGCCCGGCACGCTGGAGCTGCTGCACGCCCTCACCGAGGCCGACGCCCTCGCGACCGGGCCGGCGGCGTGGTCCGCCTGGCGGGGATCGCTCGTCGCGGACCTGGTCGAACGGGTCGCGGGACTCCTCTCGGGCCAGGGACCCGGCGAACCGGAGCCCGCCGTGACCAGCGCCGAGCAGGAGCGCCTGGCCGTCGAGGCGCTGCGCACCGGCGGACCCGTGCTCGCCCTGCACGCCGCCCAGGCCGAGACCCCGCAGGCGGACGGCAGGCCCGAGCCCGTCGGTGTCGAACTCCTCGTCGCCGTGCCCGACCAGCCGTCGGTACTGCCCGCGGTGGCCGGCGTGCTCGCGCTGCACCGGCTCACCGTCCGCGCCGCCGACCTGCGCGCGGTCGAACTCCCCCGTGAGGTGGGGCCGGCGACCGTCCTCGTGCTGAACTGGCGGGTCGCCGCCGCCTACGGCTCGCTCCCGCAGGCCGCCCGGCTGCGCTCCGATCTCGTACGGGCCCTCGACGGCTCCCTGGACGTGGCCGCCCGCCTTGCCGAGCGGGATGCCGCGTACCCGCGCCGGCGGGGGGTCGAGGCGCCGCCGCCGAGGGTCACCGTGGCCCCGGCCGCGTCCCGGCTGGCCACGGTCATCGAGGTCCGCGCCCAGGACGCTCCGGGGCTGCTGCACCGGATCGGCCACGCCCTGGAGTCCGCGGCGGTCAGCGTGCGCAGCGCGCGGGTCTCGACCCTCGGAGCGAACGCCGTGGACGCGTTCTACGTCACAGGTCCCTCGGGAGCCCCGCTGCCGCCCGAGGAGGCCGTGGACGTGGCGCGCGCCGTGGAGGCCGCGCTGCGGACCGGCTGA
- the ffh gene encoding signal recognition particle protein translates to MFDTLSDRLAATFKNLRGKGRLSEADIDATAREIRIALLEADVALPVVRAFIKQVKERALGAEVSQALNPAQQVIKIVNEELIGILGGETRRLRFAKQAPTVIMLAGLQGAGKTTLAGKLGRWLKGQGHSPLLVACDLQRPNAVNQLAVVAERAGVAVFAPQPGNGVGDPVQVAKESIEYAKSKVHDVVVVDTAGRLGIDQEMMRQAADIRDAVGPDEVLFVVDAMIGQDAVNTAEAFRDGVGFDGVVLSKLDGDARGGAALSIAHVTGKQIMFASNGEKLDEFDAFHPDRMASRILGMGDMLSLIEKAEQTFSQAEAEKMAAKLAKGPKEFTLDDFLAQMEQVRKMGSISKLLGMLPGMGQIKDQINNIDERDVDRTAAIIKSMTPGERTDPTIINGSRRARIARGSGVDVSAVKNLVERFFEARKMMSRMAQGGGVPGMPGIPGMGGGPGRQKKKQKQAKGKQRSGNPMKRKAEEQAAQARRQQAGQGSPFGLPPGGQGAQDFELPEEFRKFMG, encoded by the coding sequence GTGTTCGACACCCTCTCCGACCGCCTTGCGGCGACATTCAAGAACCTCCGGGGCAAGGGCCGCCTGTCCGAGGCCGACATCGACGCCACGGCACGTGAGATCCGCATCGCGCTGCTCGAGGCCGATGTGGCGCTGCCCGTCGTGCGCGCCTTCATCAAGCAGGTCAAGGAGCGCGCCCTCGGCGCCGAGGTGTCCCAGGCGCTGAACCCCGCCCAGCAGGTCATCAAGATCGTCAACGAGGAGCTCATCGGCATCCTCGGCGGCGAGACCCGCCGGCTGCGCTTCGCCAAGCAGGCGCCCACGGTGATCATGCTCGCGGGTCTCCAGGGCGCCGGCAAGACGACCCTGGCCGGCAAGCTCGGCCGCTGGCTCAAGGGCCAGGGCCACTCCCCGCTGCTCGTCGCCTGCGACCTGCAGCGGCCCAACGCGGTGAACCAGCTGGCCGTCGTCGCCGAACGCGCCGGCGTCGCCGTCTTCGCGCCCCAGCCCGGCAACGGTGTGGGCGACCCGGTGCAGGTCGCCAAGGAGTCGATCGAGTACGCGAAGTCGAAGGTCCACGACGTCGTCGTCGTCGACACCGCGGGCCGGCTCGGCATCGACCAGGAGATGATGCGGCAGGCCGCGGACATCCGTGACGCGGTCGGCCCCGACGAGGTCCTCTTCGTCGTCGACGCGATGATCGGTCAGGACGCGGTCAACACCGCGGAGGCGTTCCGCGACGGCGTCGGCTTCGACGGGGTGGTGCTGTCCAAGCTGGACGGCGACGCCCGCGGCGGTGCCGCGCTCTCCATCGCGCACGTCACCGGCAAGCAGATCATGTTCGCCTCGAACGGCGAGAAGCTGGACGAGTTCGACGCGTTCCACCCGGATCGCATGGCGTCCCGCATCCTCGGTATGGGCGACATGCTGTCGCTGATCGAGAAGGCCGAGCAGACCTTCAGCCAGGCCGAGGCCGAGAAGATGGCGGCCAAGCTGGCGAAGGGCCCCAAGGAGTTCACGCTCGACGACTTCCTGGCCCAGATGGAGCAGGTCAGGAAGATGGGCTCCATCTCCAAGCTGCTCGGGATGCTGCCCGGCATGGGCCAGATCAAGGACCAGATCAACAACATCGACGAGCGGGACGTCGACCGGACGGCGGCGATCATCAAGTCGATGACGCCCGGTGAGCGCACCGACCCGACGATCATCAACGGCTCGCGGCGGGCCCGCATCGCCCGTGGTTCCGGTGTCGACGTCAGCGCGGTGAAGAACCTGGTGGAGAGGTTCTTCGAGGCCCGCAAGATGATGTCGCGCATGGCCCAGGGCGGAGGCGTGCCGGGCATGCCGGGCATCCCGGGCATGGGCGGCGGCCCGGGCCGTCAGAAGAAGAAGCAGAAGCAGGCCAAGGGCAAGCAGCGCTCCGGCAACCCGATGAAGCGCAAGGCCGAGGAGCAGGCCGCCCAGGCACGCCGTCAGCAGGCCGGCCAGGGGAGCCCGTTCGGCCTGCCGCCGGGCGGCCAGGGCGCTCAGGACTTCGAGCTCCCGGAGGAGTTCAGGAAGTTCATGGGCTGA
- the ftsH gene encoding ATP-dependent zinc metalloprotease FtsH — MANSVPPRDRTDQPWRSEGAPPPAPPRRRPPGGWVVLAATAAALFLVAYGILSYFAGGGEQTISYTEFSKQVEAGNVTKIYAKGSTIEGELRTRQPVPGGEGDYTTFRTERPEFAEDDLWRQLSQKGVTVTAEPVVVQRSLLANLLLSLAPIVILVLLWVVLARRLGPRLGGGPLGRKAPPRPVELEPHRRTTFADVAGIDEVQGELDDVVDFLKNPDVYRAMGARMPGGVLLAGPPGTGKTLLARAVAGEAGVPFFSASASEFIEMIVGVGASRVRELFAEARKVAPAIVFIDEIDTIGRVRGGGATVGGHDEREQTLNQILTEMDGFTGSEGVVVIAATNRADVLDPALVRPGRFDRIVHVSPPDRAGREAILRIHTRDIPLAPGVDLAQVARTTPGMTGAELSNLANEAALLAVKRRQGGVTQRDLSDALEKVQLGAERALVMPEGERRRTAYHESGHALLGMLQPGADPVRKVTIVPRGRALGVTLSTPDADKYAYTEEYLRGRIIGALGGMAAEHIVFGIVTTGSENDLEQVTRLVRGMVGRWGMSERVGRFTAVPGDGQEPYGLAAAPATLDAVDHEMRRIAEECYESACRQLRDNRDRLDALAEALLAGETLDEEEAYRAAGISRLRKDANGH, encoded by the coding sequence GTGGCCAATTCCGTACCCCCGCGCGACCGCACCGACCAGCCCTGGCGGTCGGAGGGGGCACCGCCGCCCGCGCCGCCGCGCAGGAGGCCGCCCGGTGGCTGGGTCGTGCTCGCCGCGACCGCCGCGGCCCTCTTCCTCGTCGCCTACGGGATCCTGTCGTACTTCGCCGGGGGCGGCGAGCAGACGATCTCCTACACCGAGTTCAGCAAGCAGGTCGAGGCCGGCAACGTCACCAAGATCTACGCCAAGGGCAGCACGATCGAGGGAGAGCTGAGGACACGGCAGCCGGTCCCCGGCGGCGAAGGCGACTACACCACCTTCCGGACCGAGCGGCCGGAGTTCGCCGAGGACGACCTCTGGCGGCAGCTGAGCCAGAAGGGCGTGACCGTGACGGCCGAACCGGTCGTCGTCCAGCGCAGCCTGCTGGCCAATCTGCTGCTCTCCCTCGCGCCGATCGTGATCCTCGTGCTGCTCTGGGTGGTCCTGGCCAGACGCCTGGGGCCACGGCTGGGCGGCGGCCCGCTGGGCCGCAAGGCGCCTCCCCGCCCCGTCGAGCTGGAACCCCACCGGCGCACCACCTTCGCCGACGTGGCGGGGATCGACGAGGTCCAGGGCGAACTCGACGACGTCGTCGACTTCCTCAAGAACCCCGACGTCTACCGGGCCATGGGGGCGCGCATGCCCGGCGGTGTCCTGCTCGCCGGCCCGCCGGGAACCGGCAAGACGCTCCTCGCACGGGCCGTCGCGGGCGAGGCGGGGGTGCCGTTCTTCTCCGCGTCCGCGTCGGAGTTCATCGAGATGATCGTGGGCGTCGGGGCCTCCCGCGTCCGCGAGCTGTTCGCCGAGGCCCGCAAGGTGGCCCCGGCCATCGTCTTCATCGACGAGATCGACACCATCGGGCGGGTGCGCGGTGGCGGCGCGACCGTCGGTGGGCACGACGAGCGCGAGCAGACCCTGAACCAGATCCTGACGGAGATGGACGGCTTCACCGGCTCCGAGGGCGTCGTGGTCATCGCCGCGACCAACCGCGCGGACGTCCTCGACCCCGCGCTCGTCCGGCCCGGGCGCTTCGACCGCATCGTGCACGTCAGCCCGCCCGACCGGGCGGGCCGCGAGGCGATCCTCAGGATCCACACCCGGGACATCCCGCTCGCACCGGGCGTCGACCTGGCCCAGGTGGCCCGTACGACACCGGGTATGACGGGTGCCGAACTGTCCAACCTCGCCAACGAGGCCGCGCTGCTCGCCGTCAAGCGGCGGCAGGGCGGGGTGACGCAGCGGGACCTCTCCGACGCCCTGGAGAAGGTGCAGCTCGGCGCGGAGCGCGCGCTGGTGATGCCCGAGGGCGAGCGCCGCAGGACCGCCTACCACGAGAGCGGTCATGCCCTGCTCGGCATGCTCCAGCCGGGCGCCGACCCCGTCCGCAAGGTCACGATCGTCCCGCGCGGCCGGGCCCTGGGCGTCACCCTCTCCACCCCCGACGCCGACAAGTACGCGTACACCGAGGAGTACCTGCGCGGCAGGATCATCGGCGCGCTCGGCGGCATGGCGGCGGAGCACATCGTCTTCGGGATCGTCACCACCGGTTCGGAGAACGACCTGGAGCAGGTGACCCGGCTGGTCAGGGGCATGGTCGGACGCTGGGGGATGAGCGAGCGCGTCGGCCGCTTCACCGCGGTGCCGGGGGACGGGCAGGAGCCGTACGGGCTCGCCGCGGCCCCGGCGACGCTGGACGCGGTGGACCACGAGATGCGCAGGATCGCCGAGGAGTGCTACGAGAGCGCCTGCCGGCAGCTCCGCGACAACCGCGACCGGCTGGACGCACTGGCCGAGGCGCTCCTCGCCGGCGAGACGCTGGACGAGGAGGAGGCGTACCGGGCCGCGGGCATCTCCCGGCTGAGGAAGGACGCGAACGGCCACTGA
- a CDS encoding class I SAM-dependent methyltransferase, translated as MTPTLVPHHPRPSSAPPAADGRRRVRDWAEIQERMLVPLYEAVYEHLEVGPGARVLGLGCGTGLALLMAAGRGAGVTGVDTDRARTALARERLACGREHSGSGASPGARVVEGGPAEAVDPRSPRFNMITAFQPIGCTAGDSDGLVPALEAAVPLAERGSPVVLAGWGPPERCATAAVLRVASRLTERLRSDGGWRPTLRDDLEEVASRAGIRPDGSGRVSCPFGYADPDSAVRGLLSTGLFDAAVRATDPAQVEKEVREALHPHVRADGTVWMPNVFRYLIARTP; from the coding sequence ATGACACCTACGCTCGTCCCGCACCACCCTCGGCCCTCCTCAGCGCCCCCGGCGGCGGATGGCAGGCGGCGCGTCCGCGACTGGGCCGAGATCCAGGAGCGGATGCTGGTGCCGCTCTACGAGGCGGTGTACGAGCACCTGGAGGTCGGCCCCGGCGCCCGCGTCCTCGGCCTCGGCTGCGGCACCGGCCTGGCCCTGCTGATGGCGGCGGGGCGCGGGGCCGGCGTCACCGGCGTCGACACGGACCGGGCGAGGACGGCGCTGGCGCGCGAGCGGCTCGCCTGCGGGCGGGAGCACTCCGGGTCAGGGGCCTCGCCCGGCGCCCGGGTGGTCGAGGGCGGGCCGGCGGAGGCCGTCGATCCCCGGAGCCCGCGGTTCAACATGATCACGGCTTTTCAGCCGATCGGGTGTACGGCCGGCGACTCCGACGGGTTGGTGCCCGCGCTGGAGGCCGCGGTTCCGCTCGCCGAGCGCGGCAGCCCCGTGGTGCTGGCCGGCTGGGGCCCGCCGGAGCGCTGTGCCACCGCGGCCGTACTGCGGGTGGCGAGCAGGCTCACCGAGCGGCTGCGCTCGGACGGCGGCTGGCGGCCGACGCTCAGGGACGACCTGGAGGAGGTGGCGTCCCGGGCGGGGATCCGCCCGGACGGTTCGGGCCGGGTGTCGTGCCCCTTCGGCTACGCGGATCCGGACAGCGCAGTGCGCGGACTGCTGTCGACCGGCCTGTTCGACGCGGCGGTACGGGCGACGGACCCGGCGCAGGTGGAGAAGGAGGTCAGGGAGGCGCTCCATCCCCATGTGCGGGCCGACGGGACGGTGTGGATGCCCAACGTCTTCCGGTATCTGATAGCGCGTACGCCGTGA
- the rpsP gene encoding 30S ribosomal protein S16: MAVKIKLKRLGKIRSPHYRIVVADSRTRRDGRAIEEIGLYHPTYNPSRIEVDSERAQYWLSVGAQPTEPVLAILKLTGDWQKHKGLPAPEKPLLVPATKEEKRRSFDEFAKALEGEEGKGEAITQKSKKTEKKADEAAAAAESTEA; encoded by the coding sequence GTGGCAGTCAAGATCAAGCTGAAGCGTCTGGGCAAGATCCGTTCGCCTCACTACCGCATCGTCGTCGCCGACTCCCGTACCCGCCGTGACGGCCGGGCCATCGAGGAGATCGGCCTGTACCACCCGACGTACAACCCGTCGCGCATCGAGGTCGACTCGGAGCGCGCCCAGTACTGGCTGTCCGTCGGCGCCCAGCCGACCGAGCCGGTCCTCGCGATCCTCAAGCTCACCGGCGACTGGCAGAAGCACAAGGGTCTGCCCGCCCCGGAGAAGCCGCTCCTCGTCCCGGCCACGAAGGAGGAGAAGCGCCGCTCCTTCGACGAGTTCGCCAAGGCTCTCGAGGGTGAAGAGGGCAAGGGTGAGGCCATCACCCAGAAGTCGAAGAAGACCGAGAAGAAGGCGGACGAGGCTGCGGCCGCCGCCGAGTCCACCGAGGCCTGA
- a CDS encoding RNA-binding protein — MLEEALEHLVKGIVDNPEDVQVASRNLRRGRVLEVRVHPDDLGKVIGRNGRTARALRTVVGAIGGRGIRVDLVDVDQVR; from the coding sequence ATGCTCGAGGAGGCTCTCGAGCACCTCGTGAAGGGCATCGTCGACAACCCCGAGGACGTGCAGGTCGCCTCACGCAACCTGCGTCGCGGCCGGGTGCTCGAGGTCCGGGTGCACCCCGACGATCTCGGTAAGGTGATCGGCCGCAACGGCCGCACCGCGCGCGCCCTGCGCACCGTCGTGGGCGCCATCGGCGGCCGTGGTATCCGGGTCGACCTCGTCGACGTGGACCAGGTCCGCTGA
- the rimM gene encoding ribosome maturation factor RimM (Essential for efficient processing of 16S rRNA) encodes MQLVVARIGRAHGIRGEVTVEVRTDEPELRLAPGAVLATEPASAGPLTIETGRVHSGRLLLRFAGVRDRGGAEALRNTLLIAEIDPEALPEEPDEYYDHQLMDLDVVLADGTEIGRITEISHLPSQDLFIVERPDGSEVMIPFVGQIVTEIDLAGQRVVIDPPPGLVDDRAETASRRDADAGDGN; translated from the coding sequence GTGCAGCTGGTAGTCGCGCGGATCGGCCGCGCCCACGGCATCAGGGGCGAGGTCACCGTCGAGGTGCGTACCGACGAGCCGGAACTGCGGCTCGCCCCCGGAGCCGTCCTGGCCACCGAACCGGCCTCCGCGGGCCCGCTGACCATCGAGACGGGACGGGTGCACAGCGGCCGGCTGCTGCTGCGCTTCGCAGGCGTCCGGGACCGCGGCGGCGCCGAGGCCCTGCGCAACACCCTGCTGATCGCCGAGATCGACCCGGAGGCCCTGCCGGAGGAGCCCGACGAGTACTACGACCACCAGCTCATGGACCTGGACGTGGTGCTCGCGGACGGCACGGAGATCGGCCGGATCACGGAGATCTCCCATCTGCCGTCGCAGGACCTCTTCATCGTCGAGCGGCCCGACGGGAGCGAGGTCATGATCCCGTTCGTCGGGCAGATCGTCACCGAGATCGACCTGGCCGGGCAGAGGGTCGTCATCGACCCGCCTCCCGGCCTCGTCGACGACCGTGCGGAGACCGCCTCGCGGCGGGACGCGGACGCCGGGGACGGGAACTGA